From the genome of Dickeya aquatica, one region includes:
- a CDS encoding methyl-accepting chemotaxis protein — MALFRNVRLSTRLNAGFAWVIVIGFLIALFGQFQLSRLSTSMQLLSTSHVVMLLQLEKVKDHVNDAARRVRNIALLNDKTQREQERQQLESVNGSMTRLITQLRQADNAPEMQTFLQQLEQFRPAYNEAMKNAVDAGMEGHPVQARNIIVADLQKAQEGIFITLEKMIDYQSSQTLAMTHHAERQATQSGWLMLTLALISSIIGIATASYLSRYIRRQLGGESQYAAHIAQQVAQGNLAVEVARARHDNQSLLSSMQVMCDSLGQIVSQVRQSSESIASGSQQIASGNADLSSRTEQQAASLQQTAASMEQISQTIRQNGDTVREAAQLASAASTTAAKGNDVVSDVIRTMADITTSSRKIGDIISVIDGIAFQTNILALNAAVEAARAGEQGRGFAVVAGEVRSLAQRSASAAREIKALITESMEKVESGAQLVGNAGNTMTDIVTQAHHVAELIREIGVTTTEQESGIGQIHNAISQLDRVTQQNAALVEQSANAADSLNAQASHMLQLMNMFVLASHTHQPHHFAEDNSALRLALASR, encoded by the coding sequence ATGGCTCTTTTCAGGAACGTTCGACTTTCCACCCGGCTGAATGCCGGTTTCGCATGGGTGATAGTAATTGGTTTTCTGATTGCGCTGTTCGGCCAGTTCCAGTTAAGCCGACTCAGTACCTCCATGCAGTTACTTTCAACATCCCATGTGGTCATGCTGTTGCAACTGGAGAAAGTCAAAGATCACGTCAACGACGCCGCTCGCCGGGTACGTAATATCGCGTTATTGAACGATAAAACACAGCGCGAGCAAGAGCGCCAGCAACTGGAATCGGTGAATGGCAGCATGACCCGGCTGATAACGCAGCTCAGGCAGGCTGATAATGCCCCGGAAATGCAAACGTTTCTCCAGCAACTAGAGCAGTTCCGCCCCGCCTATAACGAAGCCATGAAAAATGCGGTTGACGCCGGGATGGAAGGGCATCCGGTGCAGGCGCGCAACATCATCGTGGCTGACCTGCAAAAAGCACAGGAAGGGATTTTTATCACACTGGAGAAGATGATTGACTACCAGTCATCACAGACGCTGGCCATGACCCATCATGCCGAACGGCAGGCCACGCAATCGGGCTGGCTGATGCTGACACTGGCACTGATAAGCAGCATTATCGGCATCGCTACGGCAAGCTACCTGAGCCGTTATATCCGCCGCCAGTTGGGAGGAGAGTCGCAATATGCCGCACACATCGCCCAACAGGTGGCACAGGGTAATCTGGCCGTTGAGGTGGCACGGGCACGCCACGACAACCAGAGCCTGCTGTCCTCGATGCAGGTGATGTGTGACAGCCTGGGGCAAATTGTCAGCCAGGTGCGCCAGAGCAGCGAATCCATCGCCTCCGGTTCACAGCAAATTGCCAGCGGCAATGCCGATTTAAGCAGCCGTACCGAACAGCAGGCCGCCAGCCTGCAACAAACGGCGGCCTCCATGGAGCAAATCAGCCAGACCATCCGGCAGAATGGCGATACCGTGCGCGAAGCCGCCCAGCTTGCCAGCGCTGCCAGCACCACCGCCGCCAAAGGCAATGACGTGGTGAGCGATGTGATTCGTACCATGGCAGACATCACCACCAGTTCGCGCAAAATCGGCGATATCATCAGCGTTATTGACGGCATTGCGTTTCAGACCAATATTCTGGCACTGAATGCGGCGGTAGAAGCCGCCCGCGCCGGTGAGCAAGGCCGGGGGTTTGCCGTGGTTGCCGGGGAAGTCCGTTCGCTGGCCCAGCGCTCGGCCTCGGCAGCTCGGGAGATCAAAGCACTGATCACTGAAAGCATGGAAAAAGTGGAAAGCGGCGCGCAACTGGTCGGTAACGCCGGTAATACCATGACCGATATCGTCACTCAGGCACACCACGTTGCTGAGCTCATTCGGGAAATTGGCGTAACGACAACCGAGCAGGAATCCGGCATCGGCCAGATTCACAACGCCATCAGCCAGCTTGACCGGGTCACTCAGCAAAACGCGGCGCTGGTGGAACAATCCGCCAATGCCGCCGACAGCCTGAACGCTCAGGCCAGCCATATGTTGCAGTTGATGAACATGTTCGTGCTCGCCAGCCATACGCACCAGCCTCATCACTTTGCTGAGGACAACAGCGCGTTGCGCCTGGCCCTGGCATCACGCTAG
- a CDS encoding methyl-accepting chemotaxis protein, translating into MNALKKMKLGTMLSAGFALVIVIGLLVATFGRLQLLGLGDDIDHLSGTTLTNMMLIQEAKTGFDTNSRLVRNIALSNDVGRIASEKQQIDRQIARNTEVLKQLSERLDTPETRDQLNQLTLARPAYLQAFNKAVALGMSADSEQRNQARELILNEMQTAQNGVFKALDNMLDFQKTVTMNVVSSSMQDARSNGTIMLALALVAAVLGALTAWLITRTVKGQLGGEPAYAATVAQQIADGHLSFPVELQTGDRHSVLAAMNEMRAKLEQIVSQVRQSSESIATGAGEIAAGSTDLSQRTEEQAASLQQTAASMEQMSQTIRLNGDTVKTATELAQSASATAAKGGDAVNNIVRTMEEISSSSHKISDIIGVIDGIAFQTNILALNAAVEAARAGEQGRGFAVVAGEVRSLAQRSASAAKEIKELINTSVEKVETGSMLVDEAGTTINELVRQARRVADLIGEIGVTTHEQGSGISQINDAVNQLDQVTQQNAALVEESASAADSLSDQAVRLVELMSMFKIKHAGNDFSSLPSQPASTAKRPAAPKLALATSSSNNWEQF; encoded by the coding sequence ATGAACGCGCTAAAGAAAATGAAACTGGGCACCATGCTAAGTGCCGGATTCGCTCTGGTTATCGTGATTGGCCTGCTGGTCGCAACATTTGGCCGGCTCCAGTTATTAGGCCTCGGAGACGACATCGACCATCTTTCCGGTACGACCCTCACGAACATGATGCTCATTCAAGAGGCCAAGACCGGCTTCGATACCAACTCCCGCCTGGTTCGTAACATCGCACTCAGTAACGACGTCGGGCGTATTGCCAGCGAAAAACAGCAGATAGACCGGCAAATTGCCCGTAACACCGAGGTACTCAAGCAGTTATCAGAACGGCTGGACACCCCGGAAACGCGCGATCAGCTCAACCAGTTGACACTGGCTCGCCCGGCCTACCTGCAAGCGTTCAATAAAGCCGTCGCCCTTGGCATGTCAGCCGACTCAGAGCAGCGTAATCAGGCCCGTGAGTTGATTCTCAACGAGATGCAAACGGCACAAAATGGCGTGTTCAAAGCGCTCGACAACATGCTCGATTTCCAGAAAACAGTCACCATGAACGTGGTGAGCAGCTCCATGCAGGACGCCCGTTCAAACGGCACTATCATGCTGGCACTGGCGCTGGTGGCCGCGGTGCTCGGCGCACTGACCGCATGGCTGATTACTCGTACCGTCAAAGGTCAATTGGGCGGTGAACCGGCCTATGCGGCCACCGTGGCCCAGCAGATTGCCGATGGTCATCTCTCTTTCCCCGTTGAATTGCAGACAGGCGACCGTCATAGCGTGCTGGCCGCGATGAACGAAATGCGGGCGAAGCTCGAGCAAATCGTCAGTCAGGTGCGCCAGAGCAGCGAGTCCATCGCCACCGGTGCCGGTGAAATTGCCGCAGGCAGTACCGATTTGAGTCAGCGCACCGAAGAGCAGGCCGCCAGCTTGCAGCAGACTGCGGCCTCAATGGAGCAAATGAGCCAGACCATTCGCCTGAACGGGGATACCGTCAAAACCGCGACCGAACTGGCGCAATCTGCCAGCGCCACCGCGGCCAAAGGCGGTGATGCGGTCAACAACATTGTGCGCACCATGGAGGAGATCTCCAGCAGTTCGCACAAAATCAGCGATATTATTGGCGTCATTGACGGCATTGCGTTTCAGACCAATATTCTGGCACTGAATGCGGCGGTGGAAGCCGCACGCGCCGGTGAGCAGGGCCGGGGGTTTGCCGTGGTTGCCGGAGAAGTGCGCTCGTTGGCCCAGCGCTCAGCCTCCGCGGCCAAAGAAATTAAAGAGCTTATCAATACCAGCGTGGAGAAAGTGGAAACCGGCTCCATGCTGGTAGACGAAGCGGGTACAACCATTAATGAACTGGTGCGTCAGGCACGCCGGGTAGCCGACCTGATAGGGGAAATTGGCGTCACCACCCATGAACAAGGCTCGGGTATCTCGCAAATTAATGATGCCGTCAACCAGCTTGACCAGGTGACACAGCAAAACGCCGCGCTGGTAGAAGAATCCGCCAGTGCCGCGGATAGCCTGAGCGATCAGGCCGTGCGGCTGGTGGAATTGATGAGCATGTTCAAGATTAAACACGCCGGTAATGATTTCTCATCGTTGCCCTCCCAGCCCGCCTCAACGGCGAAAAGACCGGCCGCGCCCAAACTCGCACTGGCCACCAGCAGCAGCAATAACTGGGAACAGTTCTAG
- the ugpB gene encoding sn-glycerol-3-phosphate ABC transporter substrate-binding protein UgpB: MFQHAIRKTAAIVIMALAASAQAQAVTEIPFWHSMEGELGKTVNSLADRFNQTHSDVKIVPVYKGNYEQSLAAGIAAFRSGNAPAILQVYEVGTATMMSSKAIKPVYQVFKDAGIPYDESVFVPTVSGYYSDAKTGHLLSQPFNSSTPVMYYNKDAFKKAGLDPEQPPKTWQQMAEYTAKLRASGMKCGYASGWQGWIQIENFSAWHGLPIASKNNGFDGLDAVLEFNKPVQIKHIQMLEEMNKKGDFTYFGRKDEPTEKFYNGDCAITTASSGSLANIRQYAKFNYGVAMMPYDAEVQGAPQNAIIGGASLWVMSGKDAATYKGVAEFMQFLSAPEIAAEWHQKTGYLPITTAAYELTKQQGFYDKNPGSDIATRQMLNKAPLPFTKGLRLGNMPQIRTIVDEELESVWTGKKTPQQALDTAVERGNALLRRFEQANK; this comes from the coding sequence ATGTTTCAGCACGCTATCCGTAAAACCGCCGCCATTGTCATTATGGCGTTAGCCGCCAGCGCTCAGGCACAGGCGGTTACCGAAATTCCGTTCTGGCATTCGATGGAAGGTGAACTGGGTAAGACCGTTAACTCTCTGGCTGACCGTTTCAACCAGACGCACAGCGATGTCAAAATTGTGCCGGTATATAAAGGCAACTATGAGCAGAGCCTGGCGGCGGGTATCGCGGCGTTTCGTAGCGGCAATGCGCCAGCCATTTTGCAGGTGTACGAAGTCGGTACGGCGACCATGATGTCCAGCAAGGCGATTAAACCGGTCTATCAGGTGTTTAAAGACGCGGGCATCCCGTATGACGAGAGCGTGTTTGTTCCAACGGTTTCCGGCTATTACTCTGATGCGAAAACCGGCCACCTGTTGTCACAGCCGTTTAATAGCTCGACGCCGGTGATGTACTACAACAAAGATGCGTTCAAAAAAGCGGGTCTTGACCCGGAGCAGCCGCCGAAAACCTGGCAACAGATGGCCGAGTACACCGCCAAACTGCGTGCGTCGGGTATGAAGTGCGGCTACGCCAGCGGCTGGCAGGGCTGGATTCAGATTGAAAACTTCAGCGCCTGGCATGGCCTGCCGATCGCCAGTAAAAACAACGGCTTCGACGGCCTTGATGCGGTGCTGGAGTTCAATAAACCGGTTCAGATCAAGCATATTCAGATGCTGGAAGAGATGAACAAGAAGGGTGATTTCACCTATTTTGGCCGTAAAGATGAACCGACCGAGAAGTTCTATAACGGTGATTGCGCCATAACCACCGCCTCATCCGGCTCGCTGGCCAATATCCGTCAGTACGCCAAATTCAATTACGGCGTGGCCATGATGCCGTATGACGCCGAGGTGCAAGGTGCGCCGCAAAACGCCATTATCGGCGGGGCCAGCCTGTGGGTGATGAGCGGCAAAGATGCCGCGACCTACAAAGGGGTGGCAGAGTTCATGCAATTCCTGTCTGCGCCGGAAATTGCTGCCGAATGGCACCAGAAGACCGGTTATCTGCCTATCACCACGGCGGCTTATGAGCTGACCAAACAGCAGGGCTTCTATGACAAAAACCCCGGTTCTGATATCGCCACGCGCCAGATGCTGAACAAAGCGCCGCTGCCGTTTACCAAGGGGCTACGTCTGGGCAATATGCCGCAGATCCGCACCATCGTGGACGAAGAGCTGGAAAGTGTCTGGACGGGTAAGAAGACCCCGCAGCAAGCGCTGGATACAGCGGTTGAGCGTGGTAATGCGCTGCTGCGTCGCTTCGAGCAAGCCAACAAGTAA
- the ugpA gene encoding sn-glycerol-3-phosphate ABC transporter permease UgpA, whose product MTASRPVFGRSLLPYLLVLPQLAITIIFFIWPAGQALWYSLQSVDPFGLSSQFVGLDNFINLFHDGYYLGSFYTTLLFSVLVATSGLLVSLFLAALVDYTLRFSRLYQTLLILPYAVAPAVAAVLWMFLFNPGLGLITWLLHQWGYDWNHAQHSGQAMFLVVLASVWKQISYNFLFFLAALQSIPRSLVEAAAIDGAGPVRRFFNLVLPLISPVSFFLLVVNLTYAFFDTFPVIDAATGGGPVQATTTLIYKIYREGFAGLDLSSSAAQSVVLMLVVTVLTVIQFRFVERKVNYQ is encoded by the coding sequence ATGACTGCTTCCCGTCCTGTTTTTGGCCGCAGCCTGTTGCCCTACCTGTTGGTGCTGCCGCAACTGGCTATCACGATCATTTTCTTTATCTGGCCTGCCGGGCAGGCGCTCTGGTATTCACTGCAAAGCGTTGATCCCTTCGGCTTGTCCAGTCAGTTTGTCGGGCTGGATAACTTTATCAATCTGTTCCACGACGGTTACTACCTCGGCTCGTTTTATACCACGCTGCTGTTCAGCGTGCTGGTGGCGACCTCCGGGTTGCTGGTGTCACTGTTTCTGGCAGCCCTGGTGGATTACACCCTGCGTTTTAGCCGCCTGTACCAGACGTTGCTGATTTTGCCCTACGCCGTCGCGCCCGCCGTGGCAGCGGTGCTGTGGATGTTTCTGTTCAACCCCGGCCTTGGGCTGATTACCTGGCTGTTGCATCAGTGGGGCTACGACTGGAACCACGCTCAGCACAGCGGTCAGGCGATGTTTCTGGTGGTGCTGGCCTCGGTGTGGAAGCAAATTAGCTACAATTTTCTGTTTTTTCTCGCTGCGTTGCAGTCCATTCCCCGCTCACTGGTGGAAGCGGCGGCAATTGACGGTGCCGGGCCGGTGCGCCGTTTTTTCAATCTGGTGCTGCCGCTGATTTCGCCGGTGAGCTTCTTCCTGCTGGTGGTTAACCTGACTTACGCCTTCTTTGATACCTTCCCGGTGATTGACGCTGCCACCGGCGGCGGGCCAGTGCAGGCGACGACCACGTTGATCTACAAAATCTATCGCGAAGGGTTTGCCGGTCTTGATCTCTCCAGTTCGGCGGCGCAGTCGGTGGTGCTGATGCTGGTGGTGACGGTGTTGACGGTTATCCAGTTCCGTTTTGTCGAGCGTAAGGTGAATTACCAATGA
- the ugpE gene encoding sn-glycerol-3-phosphate ABC transporter permease UgpE, with product MIENRRGLDIFSHVTLVVAIVVVLFPLYVAFIAATMSQQQMSQVPMSLIPGGHLWENIIYIWQHGVGDNNSAPFGLMLFNSFVMALAITIGKISVSMLSAFAIVYFRFPCRNLFFWMIFATLMLPVEVRIFPTVEVISHLNMTNSYVGLTLPVMASATATFLFRQFFMTLPDELLEAARIDGASPMRFFFDMVLPLSKTNLAALFVITFIYGWNQYLWPLLIVNDPHLGTAVAGIQSMIATGDTATPWHQVMAAMLMTMLPPLLVVLLMQRWFVRGLVDSEK from the coding sequence ATGATCGAAAACCGTCGCGGGCTGGATATCTTCAGTCACGTCACGCTGGTGGTCGCCATTGTGGTGGTGCTATTCCCACTGTATGTGGCCTTCATCGCCGCGACCATGAGCCAGCAGCAGATGTCGCAGGTGCCAATGTCGCTTATTCCCGGCGGCCACCTGTGGGAAAACATTATCTACATCTGGCAGCACGGCGTGGGTGACAACAACAGCGCACCGTTCGGCCTGATGTTGTTTAACAGTTTTGTGATGGCGCTGGCGATCACCATCGGCAAAATCAGCGTCTCGATGTTATCGGCTTTTGCCATCGTTTATTTCCGTTTTCCGTGCCGTAACCTGTTCTTTTGGATGATTTTCGCCACCCTGATGCTACCGGTAGAAGTGCGCATATTTCCAACGGTCGAGGTGATTTCCCATCTCAATATGACCAACAGTTACGTTGGCCTGACGCTGCCGGTGATGGCGTCTGCCACGGCCACGTTCCTGTTTCGTCAGTTTTTTATGACGCTGCCGGACGAACTGCTGGAGGCGGCACGTATCGACGGTGCCAGCCCGATGCGCTTTTTCTTTGACATGGTGCTGCCGCTGTCCAAAACCAATCTGGCGGCGCTGTTTGTCATCACCTTTATTTACGGCTGGAACCAATATCTGTGGCCGCTGCTCATTGTCAACGACCCGCATCTGGGCACGGCGGTGGCGGGCATTCAGAGCATGATTGCCACCGGCGACACCGCAACACCCTGGCATCAGGTGATGGCGGCGATGCTGATGACGATGCTGCCGCCGTTGTTGGTGGTGTTGCTGATGCAACGCTGGTTTGTTCGCGGTCTGGTTGATAGTGAGAAATAA